A window of Rosa rugosa chromosome 7, drRosRugo1.1, whole genome shotgun sequence genomic DNA:
aattgagagaaattcgctgtgtgTTCTctttgataataggggcctctttatatagaggattacaatgcatagagtctgaatcatacaaggaaatataatctctagattcttctaattaaaccctattaccactaggtcaagtaacctagagtttgggctaaacacaaattaagGTTTACTTGAACAACGGTGAAATTATATAATTATTAATAGTCATAAGAAGTCATAATATATCCAgatcaaaacaaaatataaaacaaaaaacataataatagtaaaaaaaaaattgtcgcTATATCATGAACATCTGGCTTGGGTCAAAGTAGATGTGAAAGGCTTTTGTCTCACAAGACACTGATGAAGAATTTTTTTGCAGGAAGCTTCCCACTCCACGTCCTCTATTTTGTTTTCGATCTAGAACCTCGCTGCATGCAAATGTGGATATTAGTGAGTTTTGCAGCCTATATTTGCACTTTCCAAGTCAACTGGGAATTTCAGATTTGACAGCAAGAATCTTTTGTCTACTTCTTAGTTACTTTCCTATTCCCAAACATAACTTTGACGTCTTTATTGGTTATTTTACTTGGAATTTCAAGTCCTTATGGATCTTACCAATGCATTGGTATAGAACAGCTGCACAGAAAAAGCCATTTCCTAATTTTCTACTTAACAATGCGCCATCGAAGTCTTTGGATTTTCATATTTGGGAAAGGAATAGTGCAGGTACCAGATCGACGCATGCGTCATATCCAACAATCAAGTGTTGTTTGATTAAATTGATATCAAGTGTTCTTTGTTCCTTGGACAATTCCTTTTCGCATGCAGGATCATTATTGTACTACTTGTTCTAGAATGAATTTGAAGTCATATAGACGCGTTACTTTGTAAAGACATGGGACAAAGCAATGACTAAGAGCCAAGCAACGCCATGCCACGGACAAGACAAAAGCCGCAAACCGAGAACGGCAGGACTGCCCATACAGAAGTGCACGATCGAGATGGACGTGAAGGTGGAATAATTACTCTACTATGATTTTAACCATTAGTCATTCTCTTTTAACAACAAAATTTATGTTATTTCCATCTGATGTTAGAAAACAAGTGTATTTTTTCACGCTCAAAGTTGGCGGATAATGTTAGAATAGAAGAATATGTTAAAATTTAACATGTTTTCGCGATTTATTTTAATGTAAACACTTTTAAACACAATAACAAAAAAGGCGACATTCAAAATATATTTACCAAGTCTATATTTCATATTCTGTACTCAGAGATGGATCACCAAATACTAGCTTGAAATAGCCATATATTGGACTTTGCCAATAGTGTTGCTATGTTACACTGCAAGGTACAtgcttcaaatatatatatatatatgcataatttggaattttggatGGAATTAAATAAAGTCGACATATATACTGTTTATAGAATACTTCCTTTCAGGAAAAATTGTACGTGAATAAACAACACAATcttctcctttcaaaaaaaaaaacaacataatcttttcttttcaaatcgTTACACAGTAACACtgaaaatgtaacatcaaacttaCTTTCTGCTGTTGGTTCATTTGGAAATGGCGCTGCAAGGGAATTTAATTTTGAACCAAATTTTTGTGTTCCCTTTAACCTTGCTGATGTGATCCTTGGATATGCCTATGAATGGTTTAAAGCAAGTCAAAAGTCTATTCCGTCTAGAAGAGTTCACATGGAGTTGCTATCTTGGAACAAACCTATGGCTGGTCAATTCAAACTTAATGTTGATGGTTCAAATCAGGAAATGAAGCATTGGTGCTGGTGGTCTCATTAGAGACTCCTCTGGTAATTGGATTAGTGGCTTCATGTGCAATATTGggtttggagaagttttgcaAGCTGAAGCGTGGGGCTTGTTTTATGGGATGAAGCTTGCCTTGGACTTGTCAATCACTCATTTGGAAATTGAGTCTAATTCTGCTGTTTTGGTGGACCTTCTCAAGCAAGATGACATTGATTATCACCCTTTGGGAACCATCTTGATTAATTGCAAACAGTTTATGCAATATTTCAACTACTCTCAAGTCCAACATGTTCATAGAGAAAGAAATATGGCAGCTGATATTTTTGCCAAGACCAGTGTCTCTAATTCTCCTGGAAATTAGATTTTGGAGGGagaagaatatatgaagttGAATATTGGCCGGTACCAAATAGAATTCCTATGCCGATTAGGAGCAAATGTACATAGTTTCTTCGTGATAAAAGGGTTCCATAAAATGAGCTCAATTCCAAAACATTCCCCTGGCAAAAAAAGCCGTTATAAGTCACGTCTCTCAAATTTCGCAACCTGGCTACAACATGAAGTACAAACATAATTTGAAACCAACAAGCTAGGGGACTTTTAAGATAAAACCATCCAGGTACAGCAGACTTCAAGAGAtacggaaaagaaaaaaacatgaCAGACTCGAATATACAGATCAATCTTTTTGGAGAACAGCTAAATCCTAATATCATGGACAGAACCTCAATGTTTCATCAAACCACCTTACAAACTATGTTCTTCAAATGCCAGGAAAGGATCACTCAAAGATCAGGTTGCTGCTTTGGAGTGTTTGATCAGCCAATCAATCACAACATCTATGTTTATGGAATCCTTGCATGAGATCATGTAGCAACATACCTCTTTGTCCGTGATTGAATCAAGGCCCCTGAAAATACCAAACAGAAACATCAAAATTTTGACGAGAAAGAATACTCCtaagataatttccaaaatgatGGCTAAAGTAATAACATGCACAATACTGGTACTCACAGCTGTTCAACCAATGCTTGCTTTGAAAGAGCCTCAGACTTGTCGATTTTGTTACCAAGAACAAGTAAAGGAATTCCATTTAAGGAAGGTTTCATCAAGAGGTCATGTAGCTCACTTCGAGATATTGGAACGCTGTCCCTGTCAGCAGCATCAACTACATACCTGTGATGAAATCCATCATCATGGAAGAATTAGAAGTGAATCCGATTGACAGGCACGAATCTAAACACTCACATATGAGAATGAATGCCACGACTCTTGGATTTAAAGTAATCTAATATGTTGGTTAAGGGCATGCAAATATCAATATTTTCTCTGAAGCTGTctaatgaatcataaataacagaagaaaaaaaataaataaacatgacTAGCTGCCTCAGAGAAACTCTTTAATGGAAATGATAGACAGCCTACTTTAATCAAAgcaaatccttttttttttcccagagTGAATCATATTCTGGGTCGCATACTGATAGCCATTTCCTGGTTAAAATAGCCATAACCATCTGAAAAGGCTCGACagcaaaaagataaaaataaaaatactaaataaagaaaatatgaaGAGACATGAAGTAATTACACAATCACGGAGACCCCACGACAGTAACGCTCCCACATTGTGCGGAACCTGCGTTGCCCTCCAAGGTCCCAAACCTTAATTGTCACGTTTCCCTTGGTTACTTTCCGCATGTTGAATCCAACCTGGTGTCATAGAATGAATAATTCCACAATACTATaacaaaataaattcaaatcataTACTTAACTACTTGTTTAAGGAGCAGATGCTTACTGTTGGAATCATGTCCTCACTGTACCCTCCTGTCTGATAAAACATAGGACATTCAATTTGAAGGGTAAGGCACTATACATAACAGCAATTATATGAAAAGGTTTGCATTGACTCACAGCAATGGCATTTAAAAGAGATGTCTTTCCTGCATTCTGAAGCCCGACTAGTGAAAGTTCCATTTCCTGTTTGAAGAATAAGCTGACATGTAGACAGACAGCAAGATAGCACAAAGTTAGCTGAACAGGTCATAGATATAAAACTAGGAAATTAGAGTACAACTAACTGCCAAGAATTTAAGGAATGAGTGAAAGTGAAAATACAAATACTAATAGTTATCACACCTTCCCACAACATGAGTGCAAAATTACATGGTTCAACAGATCCTATGACAATATTCTGGGGTAAAAGCATTCTGTCAAGAAACTTCATGTCCTGTTTTTTCTCTCCAAAGCTCTACACTACCTCAGATTTTAACAAAAAGAGCTTTCAACTATTCTGTTATGGATGTTAATAAAATAACTTCTTAACCTTATAACTATTAAATATATGTTGGAAAAGAAAACCAAGAACCATTGATGATATACATGATTACATAGAATCATTTACACACaggcgcgcgcacacacacatatatataatattgtaTAGACCCATATAACACGATAAGCAGTATTTTTAGCAATTTTAGTCAACTATCCCAGCCAATTTAATAGTAATTAAAGAATGATGCCAACAACACCATAGCTAACAATACCAATATGAGAATAAGAGCATAGCATGCACTTTAGAGTTCATGCATGCATTTCATGATTTTCAATGAAAATGTCAACGAGTTATGTTTTCTAGCTGATTAGGATAAAAGCTGTTGTTGTTCAAAGATTTGATCCAAATGAATCTACTTCCTTTCAGATTAATTTGTCTGGAGGATGGAGCTTTGGTTCTCATATGGTGTCAATGATTGAGACTCATCCCGACCATCAAGCATCCTCAAATCTGACTACACATTGTcaaactgttcaagtaattttgcAAATGAACCTAAATTGCCCTATTTTCTCTCAAAGTGGATCCATTTTAAACAAATTCTTGCAAAGAAATTCTGATCATGCTTCAGGGCTCAAATCCAAGTTAATTTTATTTCACAGACTAGAGGTAACAATCATAACATTTCATAGGCTACTATTTGTTATCTTGATATCACACAGTTTAGTATTCATAGGTCTGACTACCCTATGTATACGTTGGAACTATGATTTTTCCATCTCAAATCCGTCCAGGAATTTAATTGTCCATTCCCTAGGTTCCAGTTTTCAAAGATTCATATTGCTTCCCAAAGTCAGCTTTGACTTTTAACTCTTTGATATGTTTGCCAAACTGCAATCAAGAGGCTGGTGCTTCCTCTTTGCCTCGTCCGAATGTGAAAGAATTGACAAAAACTTTCTAGGCTAGAAAATATTGGACAATTAGAAGAAGTATATTTCTTAACATACTAGAACACTCAGAAAAGTTCAACTCACCTCTCCTAGATAGAGGCTTCACTATTTTACTTTACACTCGGGCTTGGTTTCTCTTCGTTGATCCTCTTAATAATACATTGTTGGGCTCCTCTTAATAATACAGGTTTCCAATGAGAATGTACTTGCAGAACTCTACCCTCTGATCTCCTCTTGCTACTTCACCTAGTCTTCCCTTTAGAATGAGCTCAAACCCATCTactcatttattttattttattttcaaaaagtATATTTCTACATTTTTCAATTATCATACCTCCTATACAAATTACTACATAGTTGGCATCAGGCTCACTTCATCTATGCTATAGATTGTGGCATCTCGATTGATTCCTAAGCTTatctaaggaaaaaaaaaaacaacaactttTGTGGTTTCCAGTTTTTGGAATGTCTTGCACGCTATTTTCATGCAGTCATGTTGGAATCCTTTACACTGATGAGCGATGAGTATAAATACCCAAGACTCCTATTGAAGCCACCTCTATGAAGAGCATCAGTATTGTTCCTCTTCCTCCTACTGCACCAGCAGAATAACAGAATGGTGATTCACACTATGCCTCCTTCTCCTGGCCAAATCTGTTGCACATGCTGATCCCAGTACCTCTACTTCAGCATAGCTTCCATTAAAGTTTACTACGTTCATGGAGGAAGTCGCACAAGAGCTCAGCAGATGGATAGCCACAGACACCCAACTGTTGCCCTATATGGGAATCTGATGTCTAGTGTGAATGACATAGACATATCTAGCTGCTCTTTGGGAATGACATGCTTCAGGGATTGAGGGGGTGACAATCTTCTGCTGATCAGTCTGTTCGATCAC
This region includes:
- the LOC133722392 gene encoding ADP-ribosylation factor-like protein 8c — protein: MGLLDTFLNWLRSLFFKQEMELSLVGLQNAGKTSLLNAIATGGYSEDMIPTVGFNMRKVTKGNVTIKVWDLGGQRRFRTMWERYCRGVSVIVYVVDAADRDSVPISRSELHDLLMKPSLNGIPLLVLGNKIDKSEALSKQALVEQLGLDSITDKEVCCYMISCKDSINIDVVIDWLIKHSKAAT